The Pseudooceanicola aestuarii genomic sequence GCCCGAGGTGCTGGCCAAGATGGCCGAAGGCGGCAAGGGCACTCCGGTCTCGGCCTTCGGCACTCTGGTCGAACGGATAGAGATGAACCTGACCAACCCGTCCCCCGACCTGCCGGCGGACACCCGTGCCACGGTCGCCGAACCTCATCCGATCCTGTCGGACATGAAGGTCCGCAAGGCGCTGTCCATGGCCATCGACCGCGATCTTCTGGTGGAAATCGGCTACGGCCAGGCCGGTCGCCCGACCTGTAACCTGGTGCCCGCGCCGGAGCTTTATGCCTCTCCCAACACCGATTGCCTGACCCAGGACATGGAGGGCGCCAAGGCCCTGCTGGAAGAAGCCGGCTGGACCGACAGCGACGGCGACGGCGTGCGCGACAAGGACGGCATGACCCTTTCGCTGCTGTACCAGACCTCTACCAACGCGGTGCGTCAGGATTTCCAGGCGATCATCAAGCAGTGGTGGGAAGAGCTGGGCGTCGAGGTCGAGCTGCGCAACATCGACGCCTCGGTCTTCTTTGGCGGTGATCCGGGCAGCCCGGACACGTTCCAGAAGTTCTATGCCGACGTGGAAATGTACGCCAACAACTTCGACGGCACCGATCCGCAATCCTACCTGGCGATGTACCGTTGCGGCAACGAGCCGAAGCCGTCCTCCCAATGGCAGGGCGAAAACATCAACCGCTTCTGCGACCCCGCCTATGACGCGCTGGCGGACGAGCTGGCGCAGACCGGATCGCTCGACGAACGCGGCCGCATCGCCAAGCAGATGAACGAGATGCTGACCAAGGACACCTACACCATCGTCCCGCTGGTCGATCGTGGCCGGGTCTCCGCCCATTCCAACACGCTGGGCGGCGTGGTCCTGAACACCTGGGACAGCGAACTGTGGAACGCGGCCGATTGGTACCGCATCCAGGAATGATGCCCTGACGCGGCGGGGCGGTCTTCGGACCGCCCCGCACGGGCGTTGCAACGCCGGACCTGACCCTGCGCGAAACGCGGCGCGGGCGGTCCTCGCCAACATGACATTCCACATATTTCACGAAGGGTGATCCGGGTAGATGCTGACCTTCACGTTCCGCCGCCTTGTCCTTTCGGTTCCCACGCTTCTGTTCATCGCGGTCGTGATCTTCGGCCTGCTGCAACTCGCCCCCGGCGACCCGATGGCCCAGGTGCCACTGACGGTCCCGCCCGAGGTCAAGCAGCGGATGCGCGAAGCCCTGGGACTGGGAGAGGCCTGGTACCTGCAATTCTGGAAATGGCTGGTCCAGTTCTTCTGGGTCGAACCCCAGGTGCTGATCGACCACATCTTCGGCACCGGCCTGGCCGAGGGCAAGCTTCGCATTCTCAGCTGGCAGACCCGGTCGCCGGTGATGGATATCGTGGTCCAGCGCCTGCCGCAGACCCTGTGGGTCGTGGGCACCGCCTATGTGGTCGCCGTGCTGATCGCCCTGCCCATCGGGATCTATTCCGCCTACCGGCACTATTCGGTCTTCGACAATGTCGGCACCTTCGTCACCATGGTCGGCTACTCGGTGCCGCCGTTCTTCTCCGGGGTGCTGGTGATCGTCATCTTCTCCGTCAACCTGGGCTGGTTCCCGTCGATTTACGACACCACCCACCAGGTGGTGGATTGGCAAAGCTTCAAGGTGCAATTGATGCAGATGGTGATGCCGGTGATGGTGCTGGCGCTACAGATCACCAGCCAGATCAGCCGTTTCATGCGCGCCTCGATGCTGGACAACCTGCATCAGGACTACGTGCGCACCGCCCGCGCCAAGGGGCTGTCGGAGAAGGTCGTCGTGCTGGTACACGTACTGCGCAACTCCCTGATCCCGGTGATCACCGTCATCGCCCTGGGCATTCCCCAGATCTTCGGCGGGGCGATCATCACCGAACAGATCTTCAAGGTAAACGGGATCGGGCAATTGCTGATCACCGCGATCTACGCCAACGACATCCCAATGGTGCAGACGCTGACCTTTATCTTCGCGGTGCTGATCGTCCTGTTCAACCTGATTGCCGATGTTCTCTACGGCATCCTGGACCCGAGGATCCGCTATGACTGACAAACGCCTCCCCCCCGATTCCGGCGGGCCCGAGACCGTCGTGCCGGCAACCGCAGGCGCCACCGGCGCGGGTGGCGTGCTGGACGGCCCCGTCCCCACCGCCCCGCCGCGCAGCCAATGGCGCGACGTCTGGGACCAGTTCCGCCGCCATCGCGGGGCCATGGTGGGAGGGGTGGTTTTCCTGCTGATCGTGGCCGGGGTGCTGGTCGGCCCCCTGCTGTGGCCCTATGACGCCGGATTCATCGACATCCGCGCCCGCAACCAGGGGCCGACGCTGGCCCATCCCTTCGGCACCGATCAGCTGGGTCGCGACATGCTGGCCCGGATGATGGCGGGCGGGCGCGTCTCTGTCGCCGTGGGCATGACCGCGATGCTGCTGGCGCTGGTCCTGGGATCGACCATCGGCGTCCTGGCGGGATATTTCCGGCGGCTGGACGGGCTGCTGATGCGGATGACGGATCTGTTCCTGGCCCTGCCGCTGCTGCCGCTGCTGCTGGTCATGGTGCTGCTGTTCCGTGACCCGCTGTCCAAGGCCTTCGGCCCGGAGATGGGAATCTTCGTGCTGATGGTGTCGGCCATCGGCATCACCTCCTGGATGCCAACCGCACGGATCGTGCGCGGAGACGTGCTGGCCCTGAAGGAGCGGGAGTTCGTGCTGGCCGCGCGGTCCATCGGAACGACGAACCGGATGATGATCTTTCGCCACATCCTGCCCAATGTCGTCTCGCCCATCGTGGTGTCGGCCACGCTGGGCATCGCCAATGCGATCATCACCGAATCGGCGCTGTCCTTCCTGGGCCTCGGCTTTCCGCCCGATTTCCCGACCTGGGGCCGGCTTCTGTTCGATGCGGTGGATTACATGCAGCAGAACCCGGAACGGGTGCTGTTGCCGGGCGTTGCGATTTCTCTGACCGTGCTGTCGGTGAACTATCTGGGCGACGGGCTGCGCGACGCGTTGGACCCGCGCATTCGCGGCCGCTGACGGCGCCGCAAACCCGGCACCTGAGAGGGGGCGGCACGCGCGGGCGGCCGCCCCTTTTTCATGGCCGGATCGAACTCCGCGCCACCCCGCGCGTTGGCTCCGCATCGAAAGGAGATCCCGATGCCCCGGACCGCAACGCTCTATCGTATGGACATGCCAGACCACCTTTGCCCCTTCGGTTTGAAATCCCGATGGCTGCTGCGGCGCAAAGGCTACGCAGTCGATGATCACCTGCTGACCAACCGGAGGGAAACGGATGCCTTTCAGCGCAAACATGACGTGACCACCACGCCCCAGACCTGGATCGAGGGCACGCGCATCGGCGGCTATGACGACCTTCGCGCCCATTTCGGCAGCCCCCTGAAGGCGGAGGGAGAGACGACCTACCGGCCGGTCATCGCCCTGTTTGCCGTCGCCCTGGCCCTCGCGCTGGCGATGCTCTGGCGGGCCGGCGCGCCGATCCTGTCCCTGGAATTGGTGGCGCGTTTCGCCGCCATTGCCATGGTGCTGCTGGGCCTTCAAAAGCTGCGCGACGTGGAGAGTTTCTCAACCATGTTCCTGAATTACGACCTGCTGGCGCGGCGGCAGGTCGGCTACGGCTATGTTTACCCCTGGGCCGAAACGGGCGCCGGGCTGCTGATGTTGGCCGGTGCGCTCACCTGGCTGGCCGCGCCCGTGGCGCTGGTCATCGGGACCATCGGCGCCGTGTCGGTGATCAAGGCCGTCTATATCGACAAGAGAGAACTGAAATGCGCCTGCATGGGCGGCGGCAGCGACGTGCCGTTGGGCTTTGTCTCCCTCACGGAGAACCTGATGATGGCGGCGATGGGCGTCTGGATGCTGACCCGTCTGTTCACCTGATCCGGCAGCCTACCTGCCCGGCCCTCTCCCACAGACCTGGCCCCGTGGCCCGATACAACGCAAAGGGGGCGATGGTCGCCCATCGCCCCCTCGTCATGTCATGTGATCGCGTTCAGGTCATCTTGGTCAGCAGATCGTCCAGCGATTTCTTGGCATCGCCGTAGAACATCCGCGTGTTGTCCTTGTAGAACAGCGGGTTCTCGATCCCGGAATAGCCGGTGCCCTGCCCGCGCTTGGACACGATCACGTTCTTGGCCTTCCAGACCTCCAGCACCGGCATCCCGGCGATGGGCGAATTGGGATCGTCCTGCGCCGCCGGGTTCACGATGTCGTTGGAGCCGATGACGATCACCACGTCGGTGTCGGGGAAATCGTCGTTGATCTCGTCCATCTCCATCACGATGTCATAGGGCACCTTGGCCTCTGCCAGCAGCACGTTCATGTGCCCCGGCAGACGGCCCGCAACCGGGTGGATGGCAAACCGGATTTCCTTGCCCTTGGCGCGCAGCTTGCGGGTCAGTTCGCTGACCGATTGCTGCGCCTGCGCCACCGCCATGCCGTAGCCCGGCACGATGATCACGCTGTCGGCCTCGTCCAGAAGCGACGCGACACCATCGGTGTCGATCGCCACCTGCTCGCCCTCCACCTCCATCGCCGGACCCGCCGCGCCGCCGAAGCCGCCCAGAATGACCGAGATGAAGGACCGGTTCATGGCCTTGCACATGATGTAGGACAGGATCGCCCCGGAAGAACCGACAAGCGCCCCCACAACGATCAGCAGATCATTGCCCAGCGAGAAGCCGATGGCCGCCGCCGCCCAGCCGGAATAGCTGTTCAGCATGGAAACCACGACCGGCATGTCCGCGCCGCCGATGCCCATGATCAGGTGGTAGCCGATGAACAGCGCGAACAGCGTCATCAGGAACAGCGGCAGGAACCCGCCGGTATTGAAGTACCAGATCAGGCAGATCACCGACAGGCCCGCAGCCGCGGCGTTCAGGATATGCCCGCCCGGCAGTTTCGTCGCTGCCGAGGAGACCTTGCCCGCCAGCTTGCCATAGGCGATCACCGATCCGGTGAAGGTCACGGCGCCAATGAACACGCCCAGGAAGAGCTCTACCCGCAGGATGTTCACCTCGACCGCCGTCTTGTGCGACACGATGGCGGCGAACCCTTTCAGCGCCTCGTATTGCTCATGCGGCATGGCCATGACGCGAACCAGTTCCAGATGGGCGTTGTAGCCCACGAAGACCGCCGCCAGCCCGACCAGGCTGTGCATCGCCGCCACCAGCTGCGGCATCTCGGTCATCTGGACGCGTTTTGCGACGACCACGCCGATCAGGCCACCAGCCGCGATCAGCACCGCCGACAACAGCCAGAGCCCGGCACCCGGGCCGATCAGCGTCGCCAGAACCGCAAGGCCCATGCCGACGATGCCGTACCACACCGCGCGTTTCGCGCTTTCCTGTCCGGACAGACCGCCCAGCGACAGGATGAAGAGGACCGCCGCGACCACATAGGCCGCCGTCGTGAATCCGAATTCCATTGTCCTCTACCCCCTTACGATTTCTGGAACATGGCGAGCATCCGCCGTGTTACCAGGAAGCCGCCGAAGATGTTGATCCCGGCCATGAACACCGACAGGCCCGCCAGCAGGATCACAAGGAACGACCCCGATCCGATCTGCATCAGCGCGCCCAGGATGATGATGGAGGAGATCGCATTGGTCACCGCCATCAACGGTGTGTGCAGCGAATGGCTGACGTTCCAGATCACCTGGAACCCGATGAAGACCGACAGCACGAACACGATGAAATGCTGCATGAAGCTGGCCGGCGCGACCAGTCCGACGCCCAGCAGCAGCACCGCGCCCACGGCCAGCAGCGTGACCTGGTTACGCGTCTGCGCCTTGAAGGCGGCCACCTCGGCGGCGCGCTTCTCCTCGGCGGTCAGCTCCTTGGGTTTTTCCTTGGGCTTCTGGGCCGCGATGGCCTGCACCTTCGGCGGCGGCGGCGGGAAGGTGATCTCCCCCTCGTGGGTGACCGTCGCGCCCCGGATCACGTCGTCTTCCATGTCGTGGTTGACGACGCCGTCCTTCTCCGGTGTCAGGTCGGTCAGCAGGTGCCGGATGTTGGTCGCATACAGCGTGGAGGCCTGCGTCGCCATGCGCGAAGGGAAATCGGTGTAGCCGACGATCGTGACACCGTTTTCGGTCACGATCTTCTCGTCCATCACCGTGCCTTCGGCATTGCCGCCGCGTTCCGCCGCCAGGTCGACGATGACCGACCCGCGCTTCATGCTGGCGATCATGTCCTCCAGCCACAGCTTGGGCGCCTCGCGGTTGGGGATCAGCGCGGTGGTGATCACGATGTCCATATCGGGTGCCAGCTCGCGGAATTTGGCCAGCTGGGCTTCCCGGAATTCGGGAGAGGACACAGAGGCATAGCCGCCGGTGGCAGCGCCGTCCTGCTGCGCTTCCTCGAAATCCAGGTAGACGAATTCGGCACCCATGGATTCGACCTGCTCCGCCACTTCGGGCCGCACGTCGAACGCGTAGGTCACCGCCCCCAGAGAGGTCGCCGTGCCGATGGCGGCCAGGCCGGCGACGCCGGCGCCCACCACCAGAACCTTGGCCGGGGGCACCTTGCCCGCAGCCGTGATCTGACCGGTGAAGAAGCGGCCGAAGTTGTTGCCCGCTTCGATCACCGCGCGGTAGCCTGCGATATTCGCCATGGACGACAGCGCGTCCATCTTCTGCGCCCGCGAGATCCGCGGCACCATGTCCATCGCCATCACAGTCGCGCCGCGCGACTGGCACAGCTCCAGCAGCTCGGTGTTGCCGGCAGGGTTGAACATGGAAATCAGGGTCTGCCCCTGGTCCAGCCGCTTCGCTTCCGTATCGGTGGGTGGCCGCACCTTGGCGATCACGTCGACGGCCTTGAACAGCTGGGCCGCGGTCTTCTCGACCGTGACGCCTGCCTCTTCATAGGCGGCGTCGGCGAACCCTGCCCGGACACCCGCGCCGGTTTCGATAAAGCACTCGTGGCCGAGTTTCTGAAGCTGAAGCGCCGAGTCCGGCGTCATGGCCACGCGGGCCTCGCCGTCCAGCACCTCTTTCGGTGTACCGATCTTCACCTTTCTTCGTCCCCCTTAAGACATTCTTGCCTGTGTGACTCTTGGAATTTCCAAAAATCGTGATAGCGCTAGCGCGCAACAATGTTGCGCGACATCATCGCACGATTTGCCCTGATCGCCGGGTGAAGTCAAACCCAACGGCGTGTCTTTTCTACGCAACCGCGGAATTCGTTGCGGAATCCAGTGTGCGGCGCGGGATCTGCCGCCGGATCCGGCGTACGCCTACAGGTTGAGCCATGGCGCCCGGAGGGTCAAACCGAAACTCCCCCGCCCCGGCGCAGATGCGGCCGGACATGCGCCTTGCGTCCACCTTCCGGGCAGATATGGTCCCGCGCAAATGGAACCGGGTTCCCCGGATCACAGCTCAAACAGGGAGAGATCACATGATGCTGGAAGGCAAACACGCCATCGTCACCGGGGGCGGCACCGGGATCGGCCTGGCCATCGCGCGCGGCCTGGTGGCCGAA encodes the following:
- a CDS encoding Re/Si-specific NAD(P)(+) transhydrogenase subunit alpha, which gives rise to MKIGTPKEVLDGEARVAMTPDSALQLQKLGHECFIETGAGVRAGFADAAYEEAGVTVEKTAAQLFKAVDVIAKVRPPTDTEAKRLDQGQTLISMFNPAGNTELLELCQSRGATVMAMDMVPRISRAQKMDALSSMANIAGYRAVIEAGNNFGRFFTGQITAAGKVPPAKVLVVGAGVAGLAAIGTATSLGAVTYAFDVRPEVAEQVESMGAEFVYLDFEEAQQDGAATGGYASVSSPEFREAQLAKFRELAPDMDIVITTALIPNREAPKLWLEDMIASMKRGSVIVDLAAERGGNAEGTVMDEKIVTENGVTIVGYTDFPSRMATQASTLYATNIRHLLTDLTPEKDGVVNHDMEDDVIRGATVTHEGEITFPPPPPKVQAIAAQKPKEKPKELTAEEKRAAEVAAFKAQTRNQVTLLAVGAVLLLGVGLVAPASFMQHFIVFVLSVFIGFQVIWNVSHSLHTPLMAVTNAISSIIILGALMQIGSGSFLVILLAGLSVFMAGINIFGGFLVTRRMLAMFQKS
- a CDS encoding ABC transporter permease, with amino-acid sequence MTDKRLPPDSGGPETVVPATAGATGAGGVLDGPVPTAPPRSQWRDVWDQFRRHRGAMVGGVVFLLIVAGVLVGPLLWPYDAGFIDIRARNQGPTLAHPFGTDQLGRDMLARMMAGGRVSVAVGMTAMLLALVLGSTIGVLAGYFRRLDGLLMRMTDLFLALPLLPLLLVMVLLFRDPLSKAFGPEMGIFVLMVSAIGITSWMPTARIVRGDVLALKEREFVLAARSIGTTNRMMIFRHILPNVVSPIVVSATLGIANAIITESALSFLGLGFPPDFPTWGRLLFDAVDYMQQNPERVLLPGVAISLTVLSVNYLGDGLRDALDPRIRGR
- a CDS encoding glutaredoxin family protein, which gives rise to MPRTATLYRMDMPDHLCPFGLKSRWLLRRKGYAVDDHLLTNRRETDAFQRKHDVTTTPQTWIEGTRIGGYDDLRAHFGSPLKAEGETTYRPVIALFAVALALALAMLWRAGAPILSLELVARFAAIAMVLLGLQKLRDVESFSTMFLNYDLLARRQVGYGYVYPWAETGAGLLMLAGALTWLAAPVALVIGTIGAVSVIKAVYIDKRELKCACMGGGSDVPLGFVSLTENLMMAAMGVWMLTRLFT
- a CDS encoding peptide ABC transporter substrate-binding protein → MKVKTLLMGAAAASVMAPAAMAERGADGHVNIIYWQAPSIMTPYLSGGTKDIEAASLVIEPLGRYDQDGNLVPYLAAEIPTVENGGVSEDLTSITWKLKEGLLWSDGSPVTSADVAFTAEYCMHPEGGCAQFAKFDGVESIETPDDMTVVVTFATPKPNPYGPFMGGQSPIIQKAQFQDCLGARAPECTEANFNPIGTGPFVVDEFRPNDVISLSANPNYRDPAKPAFATATLKGGGDATAAGRAVLETGEFDYAWNLQLAPEVLAKMAEGGKGTPVSAFGTLVERIEMNLTNPSPDLPADTRATVAEPHPILSDMKVRKALSMAIDRDLLVEIGYGQAGRPTCNLVPAPELYASPNTDCLTQDMEGAKALLEEAGWTDSDGDGVRDKDGMTLSLLYQTSTNAVRQDFQAIIKQWWEELGVEVELRNIDASVFFGGDPGSPDTFQKFYADVEMYANNFDGTDPQSYLAMYRCGNEPKPSSQWQGENINRFCDPAYDALADELAQTGSLDERGRIAKQMNEMLTKDTYTIVPLVDRGRVSAHSNTLGGVVLNTWDSELWNAADWYRIQE
- a CDS encoding NAD(P)(+) transhydrogenase (Re/Si-specific) subunit beta, giving the protein MEFGFTTAAYVVAAVLFILSLGGLSGQESAKRAVWYGIVGMGLAVLATLIGPGAGLWLLSAVLIAAGGLIGVVVAKRVQMTEMPQLVAAMHSLVGLAAVFVGYNAHLELVRVMAMPHEQYEALKGFAAIVSHKTAVEVNILRVELFLGVFIGAVTFTGSVIAYGKLAGKVSSAATKLPGGHILNAAAAGLSVICLIWYFNTGGFLPLFLMTLFALFIGYHLIMGIGGADMPVVVSMLNSYSGWAAAAIGFSLGNDLLIVVGALVGSSGAILSYIMCKAMNRSFISVILGGFGGAAGPAMEVEGEQVAIDTDGVASLLDEADSVIIVPGYGMAVAQAQQSVSELTRKLRAKGKEIRFAIHPVAGRLPGHMNVLLAEAKVPYDIVMEMDEINDDFPDTDVVIVIGSNDIVNPAAQDDPNSPIAGMPVLEVWKAKNVIVSKRGQGTGYSGIENPLFYKDNTRMFYGDAKKSLDDLLTKMT
- a CDS encoding ABC transporter permease, yielding MLTFTFRRLVLSVPTLLFIAVVIFGLLQLAPGDPMAQVPLTVPPEVKQRMREALGLGEAWYLQFWKWLVQFFWVEPQVLIDHIFGTGLAEGKLRILSWQTRSPVMDIVVQRLPQTLWVVGTAYVVAVLIALPIGIYSAYRHYSVFDNVGTFVTMVGYSVPPFFSGVLVIVIFSVNLGWFPSIYDTTHQVVDWQSFKVQLMQMVMPVMVLALQITSQISRFMRASMLDNLHQDYVRTARAKGLSEKVVVLVHVLRNSLIPVITVIALGIPQIFGGAIITEQIFKVNGIGQLLITAIYANDIPMVQTLTFIFAVLIVLFNLIADVLYGILDPRIRYD